Proteins from one Psilocybe cubensis strain MGC-MH-2018 chromosome 11, whole genome shotgun sequence genomic window:
- a CDS encoding Triosephosphate isomerase, which produces MARQFFVGGNFKLNPASLQASTSLIETLNKADLDPATEVVIAPPALYVIPVQQIVRKDVKVAAQNCYFKESGAFTGEISPKQLVDAGIPYVILGHSERRTLFHETSELVATKTRAAIDAGLKVIFCIGETLEQRESGQTAAVCEEQLKAFVDVAKEVDWSKIVIAYEPVWAIGTGKVATSAQAQETHKDIRAYLSTAVSPAVANSVQILYGGSVTAGNCKELAQQPDVDGFLVGGASLKPEFADIINARK; this is translated from the exons ATGGCCCGCCAATTCTTCGTCGGAGGCAACTTCAAGCTTAACCCCGCGAGCCTGCAAGCTTCGACGTCGCTCATCGAGACTCTGAACAAGGCGGACTTGGACCCAGCGACTG AGGTCGTTATTGCTCCTCCCGCGCTCTACGTTATCCCCGTGCAGCAGATCGTCCGCAAGGATGTGAAAGTAGCCGCACAGAACTGCTACTTCAAGGAATCGGGCGCGTTTACTGGCGAGATCAG CCCCAAGCAGCTCGTTGACGCCGGAATCCCCTACGTCATCCTCG GACACTCTGAGCGCCGCACGCTCTTCCACGAGACTTCTGAGCTCGTTGCGACCAAGACGCGCGCTGCGATCGACGCTGGCCTGAAAGTTATCTTCTGCATCGGCGAGACCCTCGAGCAGCGCGAGTCTGGACAGACCGCCGCGGTGTGCGAGGAGCAGCTGAAGGCGTTTGTCGATGTCGCCAAGGAGGTCGACTGGAG TAAGATCGTTATCGCCTACGAGCCAGTGTGGGCCATCGGTACCGGCAAGGTCGCTACCTCGGCCCAGGCCCAGGAAACCCACAAGGACATCCGCGCATACCTCTCCACCGCCGTCTCCCCTGCCGTCGCCAACAGCGTGCAGATTCTGTACGGTGGAAGCGTCACCGCAGGAAACTGCAAGGAACTCG CTCAACAACCTGACGTTGATGGGTTCTTGGTTGGAGGTGCCTCTCTCAAGCCTGAATTCGCTGATATCATCAACGCGAGGAAATGA